A region of Arvicanthis niloticus isolate mArvNil1 chromosome 18, mArvNil1.pat.X, whole genome shotgun sequence DNA encodes the following proteins:
- the Spata33 gene encoding spermatogenesis-associated protein 33 isoform X1 yields MGQSRSKPREKKVEEEKSTTTLVTKTKEKVMEKEAKQPDKESQPAESLFGTGTSKHSRPSSSSEGPEMATTCLLHSIAPASRTLCSSVPLQHQGRLPAQCPGIWKAAASQAHKTMLTLKRSGASLAIGKEIFVRQT; encoded by the exons ATGGGCCAGTCGAGAAGCaaacccagagagaagaaag TTGAAGAGGAGAAGAGCACTACCACTTTAGTTACAAAGACTAAGGAGAAAGTAATGGAGAAGGAGGCCAAGCAGCCTGACAAAGAGTCTCAGCCTGCCGAAAGCCTGTTCGGGACAGGGACATCCAAGCACTCAAGGCCTTCGTCTTCCTCTGAAG GGCCGGAGATGGCGACCACGTGTCTACTGCACAGCATAGCACCAGCATCAAGGACTCTGTGCTCCAGTGTGCCACTTCAACATCAGGGACGTCTTCCTGCACAGTGCCCAGGGATCTGGAAGGCTGCAGCGTCACAGGCACACAAGACCATGCTGACTCTTAAGAGATCTGGGGCCTCGCTTGCTATTGGCAAGGAAATCTTTGTGAG